The window AATTAATATATAAAATTCATCTTCAATAATATTGTTTATAAGGTATGTTTGAATAAATATTAATATGATTAATATGGTGAATAGAGTAAAGAATCTGGCGAAAATTTTCCGCGCCTGATATGCGATCGCTATCGCCGAGAGGAGCATTTGAAGACCTCGAAGATCAAGCCTTTAAAGTATACGTATACTACACGTCTACATAAAAATACATGTCGCAAAGAGGTATTGGTGTTGGTCGACAGATATGGCAGGCCGTTCCTGAAGCTCAGAGTGGCCGTCAACGACGTCTGCAACTTCTCCTGCATATTCTGCCACTTCGAAGGGCAGTTGAGAGGTGTTGGCCGCCTTCTTAACGCAGACGACTATGGGTTTCTGGTCGACGTGCTTTCTAAGGTAGGCGTAAGAGATTATAAACTAACGGGCGGCGAGCCTCTCTTGAGGAGCGACATAGTGGATATAGTGCGGAAGATGAACAGAGACGGCGTCGAGATTTCGATGACTACTAACGGTTTCAGGTTGGCGGAGTTGGCAGAGGATCTCGCCGCGGCGGGTCTCCGGCGCGTCAACGTCTCGGTCCACACCACAGATCCTGAGAAGTTCTCCAAAGTGGCTGGAGTGCCCAAGGAGTGGTTCCGCAGAGTGCTAGACGGCGTGCACGCGGCCGTCAAGGCCGGCATGAAGGTGAAGCTCAACGCGGTGCTCCTGAAAGGGATAAACGACGACAGGGAGTCTCTGAGGTCGTTGGTTAAACTCGCCGCATCCATCGGCGCATCTATTCAACTGATAGAGCTCATGCCCGTGGGTCTAGGCAGCAGAGTGTTCGGCGATCTCCGCGCCTCGGCGGACGAGGTGGCCGAATTGCTCGAGGGCATGGGCGCGAGGCCTGCCT of the Thermoproteus uzoniensis 768-20 genome contains:
- the moaA gene encoding GTP 3',8-cyclase MoaA; translation: MLVDRYGRPFLKLRVAVNDVCNFSCIFCHFEGQLRGVGRLLNADDYGFLVDVLSKVGVRDYKLTGGEPLLRSDIVDIVRKMNRDGVEISMTTNGFRLAELAEDLAAAGLRRVNVSVHTTDPEKFSKVAGVPKEWFRRVLDGVHAAVKAGMKVKLNAVLLKGINDDRESLRSLVKLAASIGASIQLIELMPVGLGSRVFGDLRASADEVAELLEGMGARPAYTRKDLHNRPILRLAGVDVEIVKNWNNPYFCAGCTTMRLTSDGKLKPCLYREPVVDLYGPIKERDAKRVYEAVSRAVYVREPTFKLKIDYSSSL